In Paludibaculum fermentans, the genomic stretch ATGGAGCTTTACAAGAAGCACGTCCTCAAGGAACCCGAGTCGAACCTGGTTCAGATCGGCGGCATCCAGCCGGCCGCTCCGAAGGCGGAAGAGACCACCGGCGCCCTCGGCGACTAAGCCTCCAGTTCAAGTAGACAAAATGGCCGGTCCTTCGGGGCCGGCCGTTTTCTTTTGGCTAACCCAGTGTGACCCAGCGGCCGGAGCTCGACGACTCCACAATCGCGTCGATCACCGCCATGTTGCCCAGCGAGTTCTCTAGCGGCACCGGCACCGGTCCTTCGCCCAGCACGGCGCGGCTGAAGGCATCGCCTTGCAGCGTGTACTGGTCGCAGATGTCGAACAACTCTTCCCGGCCGTCCACCCAGATGCGGCACTGCGCATCCGGCGGAGCGTTGAACGGGATCTCGATCTCGATCCGCCCCCTGGTCCCGAACGCCAGCACCCGCTGGCCCGGCACCATCTGGGTCGAACACAGGAACGTCGCCTGGCCGGACGGGAAGTCCAGCACCGCCGATGCCAGCCTGTCGGTCTGGAAATCCGGATCGAGCTCCAGGGTCCCCGACACTCGCCGCGGCTCTTCCCCGAACAGGAAGCGTGACGAGAAGATGCCATAGCACCCGATGTCCATCAGCCCGCCGCCGCCCCAACCCGCAACATTGCGCACGTTCTTCGGATCGCGATTCGTATAGCTGAACCAAGACACCACCCCGCGCAGGTCGCCAATTTCTCCGGATTGGATCACTTCACGGGCGCGCAGCCATTGCGGATGCGTGCGGATCATGAACGCCTCGCCGGCCACCCGACCCGTCCGGTCGCGCACCGCAATCATCTCGCGGACCTCCGCCGTGGACAGGCCCAAAGGCTTCTCGCACAGCACATGCTTGCCTGCCTCCATGGCCTTGATCGACCACGGCACGTGCAGGTGATTCGGCAGCGGATTGTAGATGACGTCGATGTCAGGATCGGCCAACAGCTCTTCATAGGAGCCATAGGCCTTCGCGATCCCCAGCCCCGGCGCCGCCTGCCTGGCCTTGTCCAGGTCGCGCGAGGCGATGGCGGCAATCTCACAGAGGCTGCACTTCTGCATGGCGGGGATCACCTTCTTCACAGCGATCCCGGCCACGCCGAGCACGCCCCAGCGCAGTTTATTCGAAGACATGACTGATTCTAGTTCCCGCGGCTGGCTGGAGGCACGACCCCATTCAGGCGCGCGTACACAGCCATCTGGCCGTAGTGGTCGAAGCTGTGCCAGGTGAGGATCGAGGCAGCCGAACCGCGCGGCATCTTGCCATCCCCGAAAGGCGACGGGATCATCTCCAACTGATTCTTGTCGTTTACCGTGGCGAGGCCCTTATGGCCGTAGGCGAATCCGTCCTTCACGAACTTCACGATCTCGGCCTTGGTCTTCAGCGTCGCGGGCCCGTTCTCGGCCTTGCCCATGTCGATGGGATTCGCCTCGCCCAGCATCTTCGCCGCCACGGCGTAGATCACGGCGGCGACGTGCGTGGCCTGCTGGCCGAAGGTGCGCGCGCCCTTGAACTCGCCCTTCGCCGGGACGAAGTTGAGCTGCGCTTCGGACATGGCTTCCACCAGCGGCACGAGTTCGCGCTCGATCGACGAGAACTGGCCGTCGTACAGCTTGTTCACGGAAGGCGCGGTCTGCGCGGAGAGGGTTCCACACAGCGCGAGCAGAAGACAGGCGAGTGGTTTCATAGTCAGGGACTCCAGTAAAAAAGACTCGCTCTATTCTAGCGCCGCTCAGTCGTGCCTAAGAGCCTGGACAGGGTTCAGCCGCGTGGCCCGCCGGGCAGGCAGATAACTGGCAGCGAAGGAGATGGCGACCAGCACGGCCAGGCTGACCGCATACACACGCCAGTCGGAGGCCTTCACGCCAAACAACAACTTCTTCGCAACCGGCGCCAGCCATAGGGCCAGAAGTAGACCAGCCGCAAAGCCAGACAGGACCGTGAGGCCCGATTGCCGCAGCACCCAATTCCGTATGTGCGATGCCGTAGCGCCCAGCGCCATGCGAATCCCGATCTCGCCGCTGCGGCGCGTCACTGAGTAGGCAAGCACTCCATACAAGCCCATCCCGGCCAGCCCCAGGGCCAGCGCCCCGAACAGCGTGGATAGCGCCGCCAGCAGCCGCTCCGTCACCATGGCATCGCGCATCCGCATCGGGTAGGTCTGCAGCGTATAGGAGAACCGGTTGCCCGATGACGCAAACGCGGCCCGCACCGTGGAGAGTAGTTGCTCCATCTCGCCGGCCCCCCGCACGGCAAACGTGACGTAAGGTAACGCGCGGGCCTGTGACAGCGGCCTGTACATCGTCGGTGGAGGCGCCTGGCGCAGCTCGCGATAAGTGGCGTCGCGGGCGATCCCCACCACCTGCACCTTATGCGTGACAAACCCGGTCTTGCTGGGCGTCAGGCCTTCCTCGAAGTAGCGCCCAATCGGATTGCCCCCACCGAAGACCTGGCGGACGAAACTCTCGTTCACCACCGCCACCTGTGTCGAGGACTTGCGATCGTTCGGCTCAATATCCCGGCCGGCCAGCAGCGGCGTACCCAGCGCGCGAAAGAATCCAGGCGAGACGGCGTTGTAGTAAATCTCGTGCTCGCGCCGTCCTCCTTTGCCGTCGTCGCCAACGACGAGGGAACTCCACATGCCGGAGCCCATCGGGGTCAGGACCGAAGCACTGGTCTCCTCGACACCCGGAGCGCCTCGCAACTGCCGCCGCACATCCTCCACAGCCTCCGCCCGCTGATCCTGCTCCATCGTGAGAGTGCTCAGGTCCACCTTGGCCAGCACCACATGGTTCGGATCGAACCCGAGGCTCGCTTTGCCCAGCTTCTGCCAGGAAGAGAGGAACAACCCGCAGCCCACCAGGACCACTACGGATAGTGCCACCTGCAACGACACAAGACAGGCCCGCAGGCGGCCCTTGCCGTCTCCAGCCGTGCCCGCGATGCGAGGCAGCAGCGCATTGCGCGACGCGCGCCACGCCGGAGCCATCCCAAACAACAGTCCGCAGAAGACGCCCACCACCGTCGTGAACAGCAGCACCCTCCCATCGGGCGCCAGATCGAGCGACATTTGAGCCGTGGATCGTCCTGAGATCGCCACCAGTGCCTGCGCCGCCGGCTGGGCAATGGCGAGTCCAACCGCAGCACCGGCTAGGGCCAGCAGCAAGCTCTCCGTCAGCGACTGGCGCAGCAGCCGGCTCCGCGACGCGCCCAAGGCCATGCGGACCGTATACTCCCGCGCACGGACGGTGGCGCGTGCCAGCAGCAGGTTCGCGACATTCGCGCAGGCGATCAGCAGGACCAGGGCCACAAACCCGTTCAACAGCAGCACCGCGCTGCGCATCGAGTCGGAGACCGCCGAAAGTCCGCGCGCCGCCGCTGTCACGCGTAGACGGGATGACAGGAAATCCTGAACCCTCTTGGGCGGCCAGTTGGGCGGCACCGTAGCCTCGAAGAGGCCTGGCGCCAGCGCCTTCAGCCGCTCATTCGCACGCGCCTGCGTCCACTCCGGCTTCAACCGGGCCACGATGCTCACCATCCAGTTCGAGCGCGCGTCCAGCAGCTTGGGATCGGACGTGCGGTAGGTCTCCGTGGCCAGCGGCACGATGACGTCGAAGCGCAAGCCGACATAGATGCCATAGAAGGACGCAGGCGCGATGCCCACCACCTTGTACGGCTTGCCGTCGAGGGAGATGTTGCGGCCAACAATGGAAGGATCCATGCCATAAGCGCGCTGCCAGTAGTCATAGCCAAGCACGGCCACCGGTCCATCCCAGCCGCCGCCGCGGCGATCGTCGGCGGCGGTGAACAGCCGGCCGGCCACGGGTTCGACACCCAGCGTTTCGAAGACGCGGCCGCTCGCGATCGCCGCGTTGATCATCCGAGTCTCGCCACGCTCGCCGGCGTTAAAACTCTGCGCGGCGTACGCAAAGGCGCCACTGGCAATGTCCTGGCCCTTGTCGAACTCCTCCCAGAGGGGGTTCGTGAAAGAGTCGCCCCAATTCGCCTCGCCGGGCCGCCCGAGTTCCAGGCTCACCAGGCGCGCCGGGTCGCGCACCGGCAACTGTTTCAACAGCAGGGCGTTCGTGAGGGTGAAGAAGGCCGTATTGGCACCGATGCCGAGCCCGAGTGACAGCACGACGACACCCGTCAGCACGGGCGAATGGCGCATCATCCGCAACGCATAGCGCAGGTCCTGCAACAGCGCGTCCAGCCACTGCGCGACATCGGCGTCGCGAGTCCGCTCCCGCACCAGCAACGTGTTGCCGAACATCTGTTCGGCCCGCCGCCGCGCCTCGTCTGGAGGGAGTCCTTCTTCCACAAACTGATCGGCCCGCATGGCGATGTGCGCCTGCAGTTCCTCGTCGAGTTCTGTATTCATATCGCCGCCGCGAGTGCGGAAGACGTTGCGAAGTCTGCTCCAGAGTGGCATCGATAACTCCTATTCCTGACGCAGCGCCTGCACCGGATCGAGGCGCGTTGCCCGGCGCGCGGGCAGATAAGCCGCCAGCGCCGAGATCGCCAACAGAATGGCGAGACCCGCTGTGTACACCAGTGGATCGCCGGGCTGGATGCCGTACAACATCGATCGGACCAGGGCGGTGCTCCAGGCTGCCAACCCCAGCCCTCCGGCCGCTCCGGCAGCCACCGTGGCCAGGCTCCGGCGCACAACCCAGCGGCGGATGTGGCCGGGCGTGGCGCCCATTGCGACCCGGATCCCAATCTCGCCCCGGCGCTGCGCGACCGAGAAGGAGAGTACGCCATAAAGACCGATGGCGGCCAGCAGGAGTGCGAGCCCGCCAAAGACGCTGGAGAAAGCGGCCACCAGACGCTCTGGCCGCGTGGCGTCGCGCGCCTGCGAATCGAAGGTGCGCAGGGTGTAGGACGCTCGCGGATTGGCCTCCGCGACGGCGGCCCGAATCATCTGCGCGGCGGCGGACAGGTCCATCCGGGTGCGCAGCTCGTAACTCAGTCCGGCGCTGCCCTGGGGCTCCTGGGCAATCCCCATATACACCGTCGGCGGCACAGCGCCGCGGATGGTGCGGTACTTCGCATCCCTCGCCACGCCCACAACCTCAACTACCTTCTCCACTGCTGGCGCGCTAAATGAGGCTCGAAACTCTTTGCGGAATCTTAGGCCCAGCGCCGCAGCGGGGCTGTAAGCCCGGCCGCCGGGTAATCCAGCCAGCGCACGGCGGGCGAACGTCTCATTGACCACTGCCACCAGCGCCGAGTTCGAGTGATCCCCAGTCGAGATGTCCCGGCCGGCCAGCAGCGGCGTCCCCAGCGTGTGGAAGTAGCCAGGCGTGATGCCGTTGTAGTGAACATGGATACTCACAGGCTGGCCCGCTCCCGATTCCACCCGCATGGTCGCTTGCCAAGTATTGCCGGCCAGCGGTGTTACCAGCGAGGCGCCGGCCGCTTCGACACCCGGCAGCGCCCGGAATCGGGCCAGCAGCTCCTGGTGAAACGCTGCCCGGGCCGCGTCGGCTATCCCGGAGCGGGACAGATCCACATCGACAAGCAGCACATCCGCCGGCTGGAAGCCCAGGTCGGTATGAGTGAGATTGCGTAGGGTGGAGAGGAACAGCCCCGCTCCGATGACCAGTACCAGCGAAAGCGCAACCTGGAAGGCGACGAGCGCCGCGCGCAGTCCGCCGCGCCGGTCGCCCGACGCACCGGATGCCGCGCGCAAGCCGGTCTGCGGCTCCACCCGGGCGCTATGCCAGGCAGGCGCGGCTCCGAACAGCAGCCCGCAAAGCAGCGCCACGCAGGTGGTGAAGGCCAGCACTGCAGGATCAGGATGAAGATCGAGGAACAACTCTTCGCGGCGCGTGGCGGCCGCGCGCAGCAGGAGTCTCGCCACCGGAGGCGCGATCACCAGGCCCAGGGCGCCGCCCGCGAACGCAAGCAGCAGGCTCTCCGTGAGCAGCTGCCGGGCGATGCGAGCTCGCGAGGCGCCCAAGGCGAACCGTACCGAAATCTCCCGCCCGCGAGCAGCCGAACGCGCCAGCAGCAGGTTGGCCACATTCGCGCAAGCAATCAGCAGAACCAGGATCACCACGGCGTTCAATATGAGCACAGGCTTGCGCAGCTCCGTGCCCGCATAATTCAGGCCGCGCGCCATGCTGACCAGCGAGAACTGGCGGCCGAGATAGTTCCTAAGGATCTGCGGCTTCCACTCGGGGTGGTGAGTGCGTTCCATGACTCCAGTCCCCAGGGCCTGAAGCCGTGACTGTGCCTGTGCCAGCGGCACCCCCTCTTTCAACCGCCCGGCGACCACCAGCCACCAGTAAGCGCCATGCTTCAGCATGCTCTCCGGCCCACGCAGGTAGGGTTCGGACGCCAGGGGAACGAGTACGTCGAACCTCTCGCCAACTTCGATACCCGTAAAGCCCGCCGGAGCGACGCCTACGATCCGGAAGGGCTTGCCATCCAGGCGCAGCGTCCGCCCCAGCGCTGAGGCATCTCCGCCAAAGGCGCGCTGCCAGTAGTCGTAGCCCAGCAAGGCAATCGCTGCATCGGAGCCGCTCCCTGGGTGGTCCGCGGCCTCATCAAAGGCTCGTCCCAGCGCCGGCTGCAGGCCAAGTGTCCGGAACACGGCTCCACTGGCATACGCGCCTCGCACGGGACTGACTGCCCCGCCCTCGCTGGTATCGAAGCTCTCCGTGGACCAGGCAAACGCTGAGCTGAAGAGATCCTGGTGGTCGCGGAAATCCTCCCAGATGGGGTTGGTGGCCGTGTCGTTCTCATCCAGTTGCAGCGCGTAGAGTTGCTGGGGCCGTGCGACCGGCAGCGTCCGCAGCAGCATCGCGTTCGTGATGGTAAATAGGGCCGTGTTCGCCCCAATCCCCAGCGCGAGCGAGAGGACAACGACGGCCGTGAGCCCGGGCGATTTGGCGGACGACCGCGCCGCAAACCGCAGATCCTGCAGGCAGGTGTCGAGCCACTGAAGGATGTCGGCATCGCGTGCACGCTCACGCTGCAGCGCGGGGTTCCCGAACTCGCGCCGGGCTGCCTCAAGGGCTTCCTTCTCGGACAGCCCGGCCCCCCGCCGCTCTTCGGCGCGCATAGCGATGTGAAACTCCATCTCCTCATCGAGCTCGTCCACATGGCGTTCGCCGCGGACGAGATTGACAAGTTTGCTCCACCAGGGCACAGCGGTTCTCCTTTCGCACCGGCTCCGCGATCAGGCGTACTGCAGGAACCGGGCAACGGCCGAGGTAAGCCGGGCCCAGTTCTCTTCTTCCTGTTTCAACCGCTCCAGGCCGGCCGGGGTGATCTCGTAGTAGCGGGCACGCCGCTTGTTCTCCGTCGTACCCCACTCGGCCGAGATGAGGGAGTCCTGTGCCATGCGATGCAGGGCCGGATACAGCGAACCCTCCTCCACGCGCAGCTCTTCCCTGGATATCTGTTGGATCTGGAGCGTAATGCCGTAGCCATGCATGCGGCCCCGGCTGGCGAGAACTTTCAGGACCAGCAGGTCCAGCGTGCCTTGCAGGCGGTCGTTGTCATGTCGTCCCAATGCAACTCTCCTAGCTGTCTAGTATAGACGTCTAGGAGAATCTGTTGTCTCGAGAAAAATGTCAACTTTTGTGGATGGGGGAGGAAAGTGAAGGGTGAAAGGTCGAGGGCGCCCGTGGGAAGGCGCCCTCCGCGTGACGGACTAGCACTTTTAGATGCAGCTAGCCGTGACGCGTTTCCGGCCCGTGCCCCTCGCGGTAGCCGCGCAAGGGGCATGGGCTGAACCGTCAGATGGCGCTTCTGCGCCCTGAAATCAGGTTGAAGACGATCGCGACCAAAGCCACGACCAACAATAAATGGATGAGGCTCCCGCCAATGCTCATACTGAATCCGAGGAGCCAGAGCACCAACATCACAGCGACAATCGTCCAGAGCATAAGTTTCTCCCGCGCCCATCCCTGGGCACCTTTAGTTCGAACGTCGACCGCCGTGTTGCGCCGGATCCGATTCAAGCGCTTTGTGGACAGTCAGGAGGAGCGATGTTTCAATTCCGCCCCGATGCATCCCGCAAGCTGGAGCAACCACTGAACTCCGCCGGGCATCGCCCTCAGGCGGCAGACCCTCGCTTAAAAGAGCGCCCGATCAGGAAGCCAACGACGCCTGCGATGATCAACGACTGACCAGGATTCTTGCGGACGATCGCCCGGACGCCGGTCATCATCGAGTCGACGTCGTGCTCACGAACGTAGCCGGCCGTCGCGCTGAGCCTGTCCGCCGTCGAATGGGCGAAGCCGCTGACCGCGTCGACTCCAGGCAGGTGTTCGGCTGTTCCGTGGAGCGAGGAGGCTGCCTTGTCCAGCCCGTCGGCCGCGGAAGTCATGTTCTCGTCGATCTTCTCCGCTGCCCTACGGCCCAGTTCCGATGCTTTGGCTTTCAGCTGTGCCGCGCCATCGGAGATCCTGTCGCCCAGCGCCGAGGATTCGTCCGCAATTTTGTCTGTAAAAGAGGTGGAAGAACTGTTTGCCATGTGTTGCTCCTGCCATGGAGTTGGGCACGCCGAGCGCCAAACGAAAACGGCACCCCAACGTGCAGACAGTGTGAGGCCAGGTTGTACCAACCACCCTGCCTGGCAGATCCCGCGGAGCACCGGGGGGGCCATGCGCGGTTCAGTGTGGCGCCCAGCTTCCAGACGGGCGACCGACGCCCGGGCGTCGATTGACCCTATTCAGCCAACCTGGCCGCTGCTTTCGATCCTATGGAGGTCCAGCCGGGGCACTCCTATTTGGCCATGCACGTGCTCTAACAACACACACATGACTCGGCCGCGAAATGCGACAACCTTATGCACGTCCCATTGGACCTGGATGGTTCCCGGCCTGTCGGAATGGTTTCCGGCCGGCCAGGCGGTGAACGGCGTGGGCATCGAAGGAACGAATCCTGACCGGACGCGTCGCCCGCGAACCCTTCACGTTGGAGGTGCAGCGGATTGCCTGCTCATTTCCAACTGCCTGATGCAATACCAAATGAAACTGGAGAACACCAATGAACAAGTTCAGCCATCGAATGCTCCTGCTGGTGCTGCTGGCAGCCCCTGCCATTACTTCGGCGCAAACCGCTGACGCCCAGAAACGCCTGCTCAAAGAGGTTCGTCACGAGTTGGTGATGCTGCCTTATTACGGGGTGTTCGACAACCTTGTCTACAAGATCGACGGGTTCAAAGTGACGCTGATGGGACAGGTCACGCGCCCGACGCTCAAGGCCGATGCGGAGCGGGCGGTCAAACAGATAGAGGGCGTGGAGGCAGTCGACAATCAGATCGAGGTGCTGCCTCTCTCCCCGAACGACGACCGGGTGCGGCGGGCCGTCTACCGGGCCATCTTCTCGAATCCCGGGCTCGACCGGTACACTTTGTCGGCGGTTCCTTCCATCCACATCATCGTGGCGAACGGCAATGTGACGCTCGAAGGAGTAGTCAACAATGAAGGCGACAAGACGGTTGCCAACCTCTCCGCGAACGGCGTATCGGGCGTGTTCTCGGTAAAGAACAATCTCGTCATCGAGAAGTAGGCCGGCCTGTTGGCCAGGATGAGCCGGGTTGATCTGGGTAACGCCGGGTGGCCCGGCGGCTGACTGGGCATGCTACCTTTCAGAGTGCCGTAGAAACACGGGAAATTGAGGAGGCCTACATGTTGAGTTTCATCTGGATGTGTCTCATCGGCCTGGTTGCCGGTGCGCTCGCCAAACTGATCATGCCCGGCAGGGATCCTGGCGGCATATTCATCACGATGCTGTTGGGGATCGCCGGCTCGATCGTGGCCGGGTTTCTCGGACGAACCCTCGGCTGGTATCGCGAGGGGGATAGCGCCGGCCTGATTATGTCCGTGGTTGGCGCGATCCTGCTGTTGTGGGTTTACCGGATGTTCCGCAAGGGTTCAACCGCCGGCTGAGGACTTCCCCCATCAGTGTGCTCTTTACCTGGGGCCGGGTGTGAACTCGAGCCCCAGCAGGGACGCCAGGCGGCCGGCGATGTCTTTCTGTGAGATCTCGGGAAGACGGGCCGCCTGGATGCCAGGCTGCCAAGCGGCATAGACCGCCCGGTAGCGAGTGGGCCAGTGGCCGTGGTTGCCGGCTTCGTGTGGCTTGGAATGGACCTCCGTGGCTTCGCCCGCGGCAAAGAAGACGCCCGGCGCGGATTCAAAGGCAGCCACCGCTTTTGCCTGACCCGGCGCATAAACGGCAAATTCTTCCTTCGGAATCTCCCGCCCCAAGCCATATTTACCTGTGGACTTCAGTTCCCTCAACAGATCAGCGGCGGCCGGCGTCGAAGCGATCACGTAGCCGCCCATGGCGCGCACGCCTTCCACTCCGCGCGCTTTGGCGGCGACGCTGAGGTTGATCTCCTCTTCCACCTTTTCAAAGCCGTGATCGGAGACGAGGACGAAGGTGTAGCCCTTGGGCAGCGCGCTCAGCAATTGTCCGATGTACTCGTCGATGTTCTCCAGCGTGGCGTTGGCCTCACGGGTAAACGGGCCGGTCTGGTGCGCTTCGGAATCGAGGTCGACGAGATGCAGCAGGATGAGATCGGGCTGCACTGTCTTCAGGAGGTAGAGGGCAGCCATGGTGCGGTTGCGGTCTTCCATCCACTCGCGCGGGAAGGCGGGGTAGACAGCGGCGATGCTCTTCACCAGGTCGGCCGGCACACACTTGGACTCAATGGAGCGCACGTCCATGTCGCCGCCGCGACGGCGCTGGAAGTACTCCGGCAGGTTCCAGGTGACGGGCGCATCGACGGTAACCGGCCAGGTGATGGTGGCGCTGGTGCGGCCGGCTGCTTTGACGGCATCGAGCAATGTGCGCGCGTGGAGGAGCGAGGCGCTCCAGTAGTATTCGCCGCCCTCGGACTTGGGCCGGCGATTGCCGAGAATGCCATGGATGTCCGGACCGACGCCGCTGATGAGCGTAGTGTGGGATGGCCATGTCACGGTGGGCGCCTGACCGACCACGCCGCGAGACCACTGGCCTTCCTTCAGCACACGGCGGAGATTGGGGATCCGCAGGCCGAGGCGATCGGCATCGTCGAGATACCGCTGGTCGAGGCCGTCCACCGAGACTACCAGCACGCGCCTGGGCTGGGCCGCGGCAGGCAGAGCCGCGAAAAATAGAGGTACAAGTAGGAGTAATCGCATAGCGCGCTCATTTGAATGTGCCACGAATGGCCGCCCCCCTGCCCCTGATTCAGGGCTGGAGCCTCACCATTGCTTCAGGGAACATCACCCGTTCACCGCGCCACGCATATGACCGCAGGCCGTCGATGGCGGTCCAGGTGGTGTGATAGCGGTCATAGATCTCGGGGTCAGCCGGATCACCCCAACTGCCGTCGGGGTTCTGGTGGGCAAGCAGATATCGAGTGCCGGCCGCCAAATCTGGATCGGCTTCAGTGAGCCCGAAGGATTTCAAGGTATCCATGTACTCGCCCAGTAACTCGGTGTCCCGGCCGGAGATGGCGTTACGGATATGTGTCCTCAGGTACTCGTATTCCCTCGGAAACCACTCCGAGCGCAGGCGGTAGAGGCCATAGCCGTTCATGGCGTAGACGAAGTGCGTGACCGCGTAAGCGGTATGTTCATAGAGGATCCGACTGGCGCGTCCAGGCGGTGGATACGGGTGCATCCGCGGCAGCCACTGGAGGACGTCCGCGAGGCTCGCTCCGAACCGGAGGCCATAGACTTCAGCGGAATATGAGGCAATGATCGCGTCGCACCAGACCCCATAGCGGTCGCGCAGTTCCAGCTCTGCTCCGCATTGACGGCAGGTCAGGCTGCCTCGCGCGCTTCGCGTGCCGCACTTCCGGCAGACCTTGGGGATATCGCTGGGCGGGGGCTCTTTCCGCGGATCGAATCGGAACATCTCCTCGGGGGTGATGCGGAGCGCCGCTTGCTCCAACCCCCTGCGTAAGGACTCGTCCGGAACGCCCAGGCACTCCGCCGCGTGGCTGCCGGCGACCAGTTGATACACCTCGTCCGCTCCGGCGCCGGGCGGTACCCGGGAATGATCCGCCCGCCAACGCAAGGCTCGTTCATGGCCGAAGCGCCAGGTGAGGTCTCTCAGTTCAGGGTCGGCTGAAGTTTGAGAGATGCTGCAGAAGCACCACAGAAGGTCGAAGCCGTTTTCCTCGAAGCTCTTCCCGTCGGAAGCGACGCCTTCAATAAACGCCAGACCGCGCTTTACAGCCAGCGATACCCGAACATCCGGCGGATTCAGTGGAGACCGAGTTCCGGCCGATGCCCACAGAAGCAGCAGGGCGGCCGCGGCCGTCGAGAGGATCGCGACGGTCAACCGCCCTACCATGACTCGTCAATCCGGGCAGCTGGCCGGATGGCTATTTGGACTTGGACGCAGCAGAGTCGGTATGGGCACCCTTCTTACCCTTTTCCGGGGAATCGACAGGAGGCTTCGTCTTCTCGGCGGCCTTCTCAGCGCCCTTCTTGCCGCCCTTGCCCTTCTCCATGGAATCCTTCTTGGTTATTGTTCCTGTCTGAGGCAAAGCATAACCAACAATCGAGCCCGCCAGGACCGCCATCCCGACTGTCATGGCCATTACGAGTTTCTTCATTGACTTGCTCCAACACGCTATTCAGA encodes the following:
- a CDS encoding ABC transporter permease, whose product is MPLWSRLRNVFRTRGGDMNTELDEELQAHIAMRADQFVEEGLPPDEARRRAEQMFGNTLLVRERTRDADVAQWLDALLQDLRYALRMMRHSPVLTGVVVLSLGLGIGANTAFFTLTNALLLKQLPVRDPARLVSLELGRPGEANWGDSFTNPLWEEFDKGQDIASGAFAYAAQSFNAGERGETRMINAAIASGRVFETLGVEPVAGRLFTAADDRRGGGWDGPVAVLGYDYWQRAYGMDPSIVGRNISLDGKPYKVVGIAPASFYGIYVGLRFDVIVPLATETYRTSDPKLLDARSNWMVSIVARLKPEWTQARANERLKALAPGLFEATVPPNWPPKRVQDFLSSRLRVTAAARGLSAVSDSMRSAVLLLNGFVALVLLIACANVANLLLARATVRAREYTVRMALGASRSRLLRQSLTESLLLALAGAAVGLAIAQPAAQALVAISGRSTAQMSLDLAPDGRVLLFTTVVGVFCGLLFGMAPAWRASRNALLPRIAGTAGDGKGRLRACLVSLQVALSVVVLVGCGLFLSSWQKLGKASLGFDPNHVVLAKVDLSTLTMEQDQRAEAVEDVRRQLRGAPGVEETSASVLTPMGSGMWSSLVVGDDGKGGRREHEIYYNAVSPGFFRALGTPLLAGRDIEPNDRKSSTQVAVVNESFVRQVFGGGNPIGRYFEEGLTPSKTGFVTHKVQVVGIARDATYRELRQAPPPTMYRPLSQARALPYVTFAVRGAGEMEQLLSTVRAAFASSGNRFSYTLQTYPMRMRDAMVTERLLAALSTLFGALALGLAGMGLYGVLAYSVTRRSGEIGIRMALGATASHIRNWVLRQSGLTVLSGFAAGLLLALWLAPVAKKLLFGVKASDWRVYAVSLAVLVAISFAASYLPARRATRLNPVQALRHD
- a CDS encoding GlsB/YeaQ/YmgE family stress response membrane protein gives rise to the protein MLSFIWMCLIGLVAGALAKLIMPGRDPGGIFITMLLGIAGSIVAGFLGRTLGWYREGDSAGLIMSVVGAILLLWVYRMFRKGSTAG
- a CDS encoding ABC transporter permease, with amino-acid sequence MPWWSKLVNLVRGERHVDELDEEMEFHIAMRAEERRGAGLSEKEALEAARREFGNPALQRERARDADILQWLDTCLQDLRFAARSSAKSPGLTAVVVLSLALGIGANTALFTITNAMLLRTLPVARPQQLYALQLDENDTATNPIWEDFRDHQDLFSSAFAWSTESFDTSEGGAVSPVRGAYASGAVFRTLGLQPALGRAFDEAADHPGSGSDAAIALLGYDYWQRAFGGDASALGRTLRLDGKPFRIVGVAPAGFTGIEVGERFDVLVPLASEPYLRGPESMLKHGAYWWLVVAGRLKEGVPLAQAQSRLQALGTGVMERTHHPEWKPQILRNYLGRQFSLVSMARGLNYAGTELRKPVLILNAVVILVLLIACANVANLLLARSAARGREISVRFALGASRARIARQLLTESLLLAFAGGALGLVIAPPVARLLLRAAATRREELFLDLHPDPAVLAFTTCVALLCGLLFGAAPAWHSARVEPQTGLRAASGASGDRRGGLRAALVAFQVALSLVLVIGAGLFLSTLRNLTHTDLGFQPADVLLVDVDLSRSGIADAARAAFHQELLARFRALPGVEAAGASLVTPLAGNTWQATMRVESGAGQPVSIHVHYNGITPGYFHTLGTPLLAGRDISTGDHSNSALVAVVNETFARRALAGLPGGRAYSPAAALGLRFRKEFRASFSAPAVEKVVEVVGVARDAKYRTIRGAVPPTVYMGIAQEPQGSAGLSYELRTRMDLSAAAQMIRAAVAEANPRASYTLRTFDSQARDATRPERLVAAFSSVFGGLALLLAAIGLYGVLSFSVAQRRGEIGIRVAMGATPGHIRRWVVRRSLATVAAGAAGGLGLAAWSTALVRSMLYGIQPGDPLVYTAGLAILLAISALAAYLPARRATRLDPVQALRQE
- a CDS encoding DinB family protein — translated: MKPLACLLLALCGTLSAQTAPSVNKLYDGQFSSIERELVPLVEAMSEAQLNFVPAKGEFKGARTFGQQATHVAAVIYAVAAKMLGEANPIDMGKAENGPATLKTKAEIVKFVKDGFAYGHKGLATVNDKNQLEMIPSPFGDGKMPRGSAASILTWHSFDHYGQMAVYARLNGVVPPASRGN
- a CDS encoding Gfo/Idh/MocA family protein; protein product: MSSNKLRWGVLGVAGIAVKKVIPAMQKCSLCEIAAIASRDLDKARQAAPGLGIAKAYGSYEELLADPDIDVIYNPLPNHLHVPWSIKAMEAGKHVLCEKPLGLSTAEVREMIAVRDRTGRVAGEAFMIRTHPQWLRAREVIQSGEIGDLRGVVSWFSYTNRDPKNVRNVAGWGGGGLMDIGCYGIFSSRFLFGEEPRRVSGTLELDPDFQTDRLASAVLDFPSGQATFLCSTQMVPGQRVLAFGTRGRIEIEIPFNAPPDAQCRIWVDGREELFDICDQYTLQGDAFSRAVLGEGPVPVPLENSLGNMAVIDAIVESSSSGRWVTLG
- a CDS encoding lmo0937 family membrane protein; translation: MLWTIVAVMLVLWLLGFSMSIGGSLIHLLLVVALVAIVFNLISGRRSAI
- a CDS encoding BON domain-containing protein; amino-acid sequence: MNKFSHRMLLLVLLAAPAITSAQTADAQKRLLKEVRHELVMLPYYGVFDNLVYKIDGFKVTLMGQVTRPTLKADAERAVKQIEGVEAVDNQIEVLPLSPNDDRVRRAVYRAIFSNPGLDRYTLSAVPSIHIIVANGNVTLEGVVNNEGDKTVANLSANGVSGVFSVKNNLVIEK
- a CDS encoding PadR family transcriptional regulator, with translation MGRHDNDRLQGTLDLLVLKVLASRGRMHGYGITLQIQQISREELRVEEGSLYPALHRMAQDSLISAEWGTTENKRRARYYEITPAGLERLKQEEENWARLTSAVARFLQYA